In Treponema primitia ZAS-2, a genomic segment contains:
- the nifE gene encoding nitrogenase iron-molybdenum cofactor biosynthesis protein NifE: MVEVLAARKQQVLEKGKDVFNIECEKPSTAGSVSQRACVFCGSRVVLYPIADAVHLIHGPIGCAAYTWELRGSLSSGPELHRLSFSTDIREHEVIYGGEKKLYAALKELIGAYKPNAAFVYCTCIIGLIGDDVEAVCAKVEKEVGIPVIPVHSEGFKGTKKDGYKAACEAAFKLVGKDDITPVSKTSINILGEFNLAGETWIIKDYYKRMGVEVTACITGDGRVAEIGRAHRAKLNVVQCSGSMTYLAKMMEEKYGIPYIRVSYFGIEDMSKALYDVAEYFKDETILHNTQELVKSEVNALLPKLTEYRKDLEGKKAGVYVGGSFKAFSMVKALRHLGMETVVVGSQTGSPEDYEYLKEITNEGTIILDDTNPLELSGFILEKGADLLIGGVKERPIAYKMGIGFCDHNHERKEALAGYEGMLNFAREVHTSVTSPVWKYSPARIKAAEAAQAAEAAQAAEAAQAAEAAQAAEAAQAAEAARAGKEILV, from the coding sequence ATGGTAGAAGTATTAGCGGCGCGGAAACAACAGGTTCTCGAAAAAGGGAAGGATGTATTCAATATTGAATGCGAAAAGCCCAGTACTGCCGGTTCTGTGAGCCAGCGGGCCTGCGTGTTTTGCGGGTCCCGGGTGGTGTTGTACCCCATTGCGGATGCGGTACACCTTATCCATGGGCCCATAGGCTGCGCGGCCTATACTTGGGAGCTGCGGGGTTCCCTGTCCAGCGGACCAGAGCTTCACCGGCTTAGTTTTTCTACGGATATCCGGGAACATGAAGTTATTTATGGTGGTGAAAAGAAACTCTATGCTGCCTTGAAAGAACTCATCGGCGCCTATAAGCCTAACGCAGCTTTTGTGTACTGTACCTGCATTATCGGCCTTATCGGGGATGATGTGGAGGCGGTGTGTGCAAAAGTCGAAAAGGAAGTGGGTATCCCGGTCATCCCGGTTCACTCCGAAGGTTTCAAGGGTACCAAGAAGGATGGGTATAAGGCTGCCTGTGAAGCGGCGTTTAAGCTTGTCGGAAAGGATGATATCACTCCGGTTTCTAAAACGAGCATTAATATTCTTGGCGAATTTAATCTTGCCGGGGAAACCTGGATCATAAAGGATTACTACAAGCGCATGGGAGTGGAGGTTACTGCCTGCATTACCGGGGACGGAAGGGTGGCGGAGATTGGACGGGCCCACCGGGCCAAGCTCAATGTGGTGCAGTGTTCCGGCTCCATGACCTACCTTGCAAAAATGATGGAAGAAAAGTACGGCATCCCCTATATCCGGGTCTCTTATTTTGGAATAGAAGATATGAGCAAGGCCCTCTACGATGTGGCGGAATATTTTAAGGATGAAACTATTCTGCACAATACCCAGGAGCTGGTGAAGTCCGAGGTGAACGCATTGCTGCCGAAGCTTACGGAATACCGGAAAGATCTGGAGGGGAAAAAAGCCGGGGTCTATGTGGGCGGGTCTTTCAAGGCTTTCTCCATGGTTAAGGCCCTGCGCCATCTGGGTATGGAAACCGTGGTGGTAGGTTCCCAGACCGGCTCCCCGGAGGATTATGAATACCTCAAGGAAATTACCAATGAGGGGACCATCATCCTGGATGACACTAATCCCCTGGAACTTTCGGGATTTATTTTGGAGAAGGGGGCGGATCTCCTGATCGGCGGGGTCAAGGAACGGCCAATTGCCTATAAAATGGGCATTGGTTTCTGCGATCACAACCATGAGCGGAAGGAAGCTCTGGCAGGTTATGAGGGGATGCTCAACTTTGCCCGGGAAGTCCATACATCGGTGACCAGTCCGGTGTGGAAATATTCTCCTGCACGCATTAAGGCTGCGGAAGCTGCCCAGGCTGCGGAAGCTGCCCAGGCTGCGGAAGCTGCCCAGGCTGCGGAAGCTGCCCAGGCTGCGGAAGCTGCCCAGGCTGCGGAAGCTGCCCGAGCTGGGAAGGAAATTTTGGTATGA